From a region of the Helianthus annuus cultivar XRQ/B chromosome 5, HanXRQr2.0-SUNRISE, whole genome shotgun sequence genome:
- the LOC110942624 gene encoding uncharacterized protein LOC110942624: MTDTNEDEATRQEQLKTMISEEIGRAMQASIPHLAQEVEGHVLEVVESMMASKMDELKGMISEVQGRKGTRKCTYKEFMACNPLPFKGEIDHIACQRWIASTEAVFIRSHCEKEDQVMFATGLLQLRAKDWWDVYSKELGEEKVQVLTWQEFKEPFLKYHCPQSAIDKIQEDFLHLRQKDETIDEITNVFLDKLKFCKDIAGTERMKINRYYGMLKAEYREFIIPAKCENLNELVDLARDREIEIRRQAERGEKRVSENVSSSSPSKKPKFQDQSKKDKAKGSIPKCKTCGKLHTGECLKGKKGCYNCGQEGHPYYRCPNPSRTCYNCFQPGHIKAECPKLQQKTDKEARKEEAPRAKGRMFQITTEEAKDHPNVVSGVKEESSSQVKQQGDQDRGKSHV; encoded by the coding sequence ATGACGGATACGAATGAGGATGAAGCGACACGACAAGAACAGCTGAAAACTATGATCTCGGAAGAGATTGGAAGGGCAATGCAAGCAAGTATTCCCCATTTAGCCCAAGAAGTAGAGGGTCATGTGTTGGAAGTGGTAGAATCAATGATGGCGAGTAAGATGGACGAGTTGAAGGGAATGATTAGTGAAGTGCAAGGAAGGAAAGGAACTCGCAAATGCACATACAAAGAATTTATGGCGTGCAACCCGTTACCATTCAAAGGAGAAATTGATCATATAGCATGTCAAAGGTGGATTGCAAGTACGGAAGCGGTGTTCATAAGGAGTCATTGTGAAaaggaggatcaagtgatgttcgCCACCGGTTTGCTACAACTCCGAGCTAAGGATTGGTGGGATGTTTATAGTAAAGAGCTTGGGGAAGAAAAAGTTCAAGTCTTGACATGGCAAGAGTTCAAGGAACCTTTCCTGAAGTACCACTGTCCGCAATCTGCCATTGACAAGATCCAAGAAGATTTCTTACATCTTCGTCAGAAAGATGAAACCATTGATGAAATCACCAACGTTTTCCTTGACAAGCTGAAGTTCTGTAAAGATATAGCAGGAACGGAAAGAATGAAGATAAACCGTTATTACGGTATGTTGAAGGCTGAATATCGGGAGTTCATAATTCCCGCTAAATGTGAAAATTTGAATGAGCTCGTTGACTTGGCCCGAGATAGGGAGATTGAAATAAGAAGACAGGCAGAAAGAGGTGAAAAGAGAGTATCTGAGAATGTTTCCAGCTCGAGCCCTTCAAAGAAACCAAAATTTCAAGATCAAAGCAAGAAGGATAAGGCGAAGGGTAGTATTCCGAAATGCAAAACGTGCGGAAAGTTACACACGGGGGAGTGTTTGAAAGGGAAGAAGGGTTGTTACAATTGTGGTCAAGAGGGACACCCATACTATAGGTGTCCAAATCCTTCCAGAACGTGTTACAACTGTTTCCAACCGGGTCATATTAAGGCTGAGTGTCCCAAGCTTCAACAGAAAACCGATAAGGAAGCAAGAAAGGAGGAAGCCCCAAGAGCTAAGGGGAGGATGTTTCAGATCACAACCGAAGAAGCGAAGGACCACCCGAATGTTGTAtcag